TCCGGTATTGGCACCGCCAAGACCAAAGGCCAATGCGAAGTAGACAATCATCGCAGCGACAACCATCGTCGTAACAGTGCCAGCTCTGACCGCGAACGGTGCAGCAGATGAGAGTTCATACGCAAAATGCCCGATGGCAAAATAGATACCTGTCGCCATCACGCCCGCTGCAATCAGCAGGCGCGGAATTCGGGTCAGCAACGGTATATCGCTCCCCCAATGGCCACGCTTAACGAGTGTTGCGAACAAGAGCGCTGCATTGACCCAACCGGCAGTAATTTCGGCAATCGCTATGCCGCTTGGACCCATGCGTTGAAAAAGCGTGATGGCCAGCGACACGTTCACAACCACTGAAATGGCTGCGAAGATCATTGGTGTACGGGTATCTTCGCGCGCGAAGAAGCCCGGAATGAAGGCTTTGATCAGAACAAACGCTGGAAGGCCCAAACCGTAAATCGCGAGAATATTGGAAACGACGATTGTCGATTCAGCACTGAACTGGCCGCGTTCAAACAGAAGCCGCACTATCGGCTCCGACATGACAAGTAGGGCTGCGGCTGCCGGAAGGGTGAGAAACAACGTGAACTCGACCGAGCGGTTTTGCAGGTTCGAAGCCTCTTTCATGTGTCCGCCGCGCAATGCGCGGGAGAGCTCCGGCAAAAGCACAGTCGCAACCGCAATACCCACCACGCCGAGCGGCAACTGATAGATGCGATCAGCATAGACGAGCGAGGAGACAGCGCCTTCCATGCCTGATGCGATATTGGTGTTGATCAGCAGATTGATCTGCGTAATTCCGCCGGTAATCGCAGCAGGCAGTGCCAGCACCAGAAGTCTTTTGACATTTGTGGTGAGGCGCGGGCGACGGAAACCGATTTTGATGCCTGCATTGCGCACAGCAAGCCATACGATAGCCAGCTGCACCACACCGGCCGCCATGACACCCCATGAGAGCCCATAGCCGACAGCAAGCGCGTCGTAGCCCTTCCACCATGCAAAGGCCAGAACGCCAATGAGAATGATGTTGAGGAAAACCGGCGCGATGGCTGCCGCAAAATAACGATGCAGCGAATTGAGCATTCCGCCCATCATTGCCGAAAGCGACATGCAGGCGAGATAGGGGAACATGATGATCGCAAGCCGCACAGTATTGTCGAACTTTACCGGATCATCGGTGAAGCCAGGCGCAATGACTGTGCGCACGATAAACGGCATGGAGAGTTCCATCACGATAGTGATGAAAAGCAGGACCGTGAAAAGAACGCCAAAAACTTCTTCAGAAAAGCGGCGTGCGCCTTCCATGCCGTTCTTTTCTATCTCCTTGGCAAAAAGCGGTACGAAGGCCGCATTGAATGCACCTTCAGCAAAAAGCCTGCGGAACGTGTTCGGGAAGCGGAAGGCAGCATTGAACGCATCCGCCACGGGGCCGGTGCCGAGTGCTGCTGCCATGAACATTTCGCGCGTAAAGCCGAAAATGCGGCTCATCAGCGTGCCGGACGCGACCGTTGCGAACTTTTTGACCAAACTCATTTAATCTAAAAACCTATGCTGCTGCGCGACCGTTGGTCTTTGCGCTGTTTTCCCCACCAAGAACGGCAAGGAGCTTGCGCTTGATATTGCCCTGTCGGGTTGCGTTTGAAATCTTGTGCCCGACGAGATCGGTTACATAGAAACTATCGATCACCTTTTCGCCAAACGTGGTGATGTGAGCCGAAGCAATATCCAGCGAAAGGTCAGAAATAAGGCCGGTCAGTTCCGAAAGAAGGCCGGGGCGATCTAGCCCTTCCACTTCGATGACGGTGAACTTGTCGGAGAGCGTGTTGTTGATCTCGACATGCGGCTCCACCTTGAAGGCTTTGGCGCCTCTCTTGGGCTTGGTGCGCTTGGCAAGAACATCCGGCAAATGGGATTTGCCGGAAAGCACGTCTTCGATCACCTTGCCCACACGCTCGGCACGTCTGCGCTCATCGTCGTCAGTGTCGAATTCACGGCTGATCAGGATTGTGTCGAGCGCGCGGCCGTCGCCCGTGGTGAAGATCTGCGCATCGACAATGTTGCCGCCAGCCGCAGCACACGCACCGGTAATAATCGACAGCAGACGCGGATGATCGGGGGCGAGCACGGTGATTTCTGTGACGGCCTCAAAAGTATGTGGTTTGGCCATCGTGGCAAGCGCACGACCATTCCAGTCCGTTTCCCGTATGAAATGGGCGTGGCGTACCTGATCATCGAGACTGACGGTCAGGAAATAGTTGGTGTAGTGGAGGCCAAGATAGGCATCACGTTCTGCTGCGGGCCACTCGGAGAGCTTGTCCGCCAATGCAGCACGCGCCTGCCGGTCACGGTCGGCACGCGGCAATTCGGAGAAGCCGCCAGTCAGAACCAGTTCAGTTTCATAGAAAAGAGTGCGCAGAAGCTGGCCCTTCCAGCCGTTCCAGACGCCGGGGCCCACGCCCTTGATGTCGCAGACCGTCAGGATTAGCAAAAGCTTCAACCGCTCCATCGTCTGAACCGTGTCGGCAAAGTCGACAATCGTTTTGCGATCATTGAGATCGCGAGACTGCGCAACCATGCTCATGGTCAGATGCTCGCGCACTAACCATTCCACGGTTTCGGTTTCTGATGCAGACAGGCCGAAGCGCGGGCAAAGCCTGCGGGCAATGCGGGCACCGGCGATGGAATGGTCTTCTGGTCGGCCTTTGGCGATGTCATGCAGAAGAATAGCCACATAAAGTAGAACACGATCACGCTTCATGGTGGTGACGAGATGGTTGGCTAGCGGATGCTCGTTTTCGAGCTCACCGTGCTCGATTTCAGACATGACCTGAATGCAGCGCAGCAGATGTTCGTCCACCGTATAATGGTGATACATGTTGAACTGCATCATCGCGACGATCTTGCCAAAATCCGGGATGAATTTGCCCAGCACGCCGGATTCATTCATGCGGCGCAGGATCAATTCCGGATTGCGCGGCGATGTCAGCACTTCAAGAAACAGGCGATTGGCTTCAGCGTTCTCGCGTAGTTCCCCGTTAATGAGTTTCAGCGAACGGGTGAGCTGTTGCATCGCATCGGGATGAAATTCCAGCCCATGCTTGTCGGCAAGATGGAAGATGCGGATGATGTTGACCGGGTCTCGTTTGAAGACGTCGGGATCAGCAATGTTGATGCGATGATTTTCGGAGACAAAATCTCCACTGGCTGAAAGCTTGCGCTTGCGGCGTGAGAAGGTGAGGAAGATGCGGTTGAAGCCCGGAACATGCTTGGCTTGTTCTTCTTCGAGCGCCGCACAAAGAATACGCGTCAGATCTCCGACATCCTTGGCCACTAGGAAGTAATGCTTCATGAAGCGTTCGACATAGTTCTGGCCCGGATGCGCGGTGTAGCCAAGGCGCTGCGCAATTTCCGGCTGGATATCGAAGGAGAGGCGTTCTTCTGCTTTAAGCGTTGCAAAATGCATGTGGCAACGCACAGCCCAAAGGAAATCTTCGGCCTTGTTGAAAAGGCGCAATTCGGCTCGTGATAGCACGCCGAGCTTGATCAGCTCTTCCTTGCT
This sequence is a window from Ochrobactrum quorumnocens. Protein-coding genes within it:
- the murJ gene encoding murein biosynthesis integral membrane protein MurJ; protein product: MSLVKKFATVASGTLMSRIFGFTREMFMAAALGTGPVADAFNAAFRFPNTFRRLFAEGAFNAAFVPLFAKEIEKNGMEGARRFSEEVFGVLFTVLLFITIVMELSMPFIVRTVIAPGFTDDPVKFDNTVRLAIIMFPYLACMSLSAMMGGMLNSLHRYFAAAIAPVFLNIILIGVLAFAWWKGYDALAVGYGLSWGVMAAGVVQLAIVWLAVRNAGIKIGFRRPRLTTNVKRLLVLALPAAITGGITQINLLINTNIASGMEGAVSSLVYADRIYQLPLGVVGIAVATVLLPELSRALRGGHMKEASNLQNRSVEFTLFLTLPAAAALLVMSEPIVRLLFERGQFSAESTIVVSNILAIYGLGLPAFVLIKAFIPGFFAREDTRTPMIFAAISVVVNVSLAITLFQRMGPSGIAIAEITAGWVNAALLFATLVKRGHWGSDIPLLTRIPRLLIAAGVMATGIYFAIGHFAYELSSAAPFAVRAGTVTTMVVAAMIVYFALAFGLGGANTGMIRRGIKRGAVKKEPESDK
- a CDS encoding [protein-PII] uridylyltransferase; the encoded protein is MSAHDLKLEEIVNPETLRRKLNELADSTDESYTSPSVRKVVLQALKDALIRGRANAESMLMKDGGGTLCVRRLSYLMDTLISALFEFASTKAYPMTNPSKAENMAIVAVGGYGRGGLAPGSDIDLLFLLPYKQTPWGEQVAEYMLYMLWDMGLKVGHSTRNIDECIRLSREDMTIRTALLDARFIIGNKDLFTALITRFDEEVVKNTGPEFIQAKLAERDARHRKAGETRYLVEPNVKEGKGGQRDLHTLFWISKYFYRVKSKEELIKLGVLSRAELRLFNKAEDFLWAVRCHMHFATLKAEERLSFDIQPEIAQRLGYTAHPGQNYVERFMKHYFLVAKDVGDLTRILCAALEEEQAKHVPGFNRIFLTFSRRKRKLSASGDFVSENHRINIADPDVFKRDPVNIIRIFHLADKHGLEFHPDAMQQLTRSLKLINGELRENAEANRLFLEVLTSPRNPELILRRMNESGVLGKFIPDFGKIVAMMQFNMYHHYTVDEHLLRCIQVMSEIEHGELENEHPLANHLVTTMKRDRVLLYVAILLHDIAKGRPEDHSIAGARIARRLCPRFGLSASETETVEWLVREHLTMSMVAQSRDLNDRKTIVDFADTVQTMERLKLLLILTVCDIKGVGPGVWNGWKGQLLRTLFYETELVLTGGFSELPRADRDRQARAALADKLSEWPAAERDAYLGLHYTNYFLTVSLDDQVRHAHFIRETDWNGRALATMAKPHTFEAVTEITVLAPDHPRLLSIITGACAAAGGNIVDAQIFTTGDGRALDTILISREFDTDDDERRRAERVGKVIEDVLSGKSHLPDVLAKRTKPKRGAKAFKVEPHVEINNTLSDKFTVIEVEGLDRPGLLSELTGLISDLSLDIASAHITTFGEKVIDSFYVTDLVGHKISNATRQGNIKRKLLAVLGGENSAKTNGRAAA